A region of the Plasmodium sp. gorilla clade G2 genome assembly, chromosome: 9 genome:
aaaaaagaaaatttaagaacatcaataaaattaaaaaaatataattcaacataattatatatattatatttttattttacatatggaaaatatatttatgctaTATTGAACAAgtattccaaaaaaaaaaaaaaaatgaataataaatatattttattcatttcatttttttgttatattttctattccttttataataacaattcttttatataaaaaaaaaaatatataaaattaacgtatataatataatttggacatattttgttttgaaattttatatgagaccaaaaaaaaaaaaaaaaataaaataaaataaaaaaaggacAAAATACTTTTTtgtcataaaatatataaatgcatattttacaaaatagaaaaatttatttttatttatgttttatattttagttATATTaccaaacaaaaaaaaaaaaaataataaataattaattaattaaaattaaaataaaatataataaaaaaataaacataaatacaaatatataaagcaaattcaataaataaacaacaacaaaaaaaaaaaaaaaaaaaaagaaaaaatatattcacttaaaaaattaaaatatcaatatatataatttaattatatttaacataataaatattttactttCTAAACCACCATGGATGTTTAATTAAAtcctttaattttatatttttcctatattttatatcaattaagtactaaaaaaaaaaaaaaaaaaaaatacatatatatatatatatatatatattatgattcatttataaatatataattaaataaaaacttacacatatatatatatatatatatatatatatatatatataatttctcaccttaatcataatttttatatccttTGGCCACTTTTTAGTAACTCTAAATGTATCCAaactcatattatttttttcaaacttcatataatttttatctgTTAATGGATCAGAACAATTCCATAAATAATCATCATTCCAAatccaaataaataaaataccaAGCATATATTTATCAGCATCAGTGacatcaaaataatattttctccTTTCATCCGTGTCCCAAATggaatttaaatattttaatgggTCATGTATAGAACGTTCcctataaattttatataattttaaacatTCTGGTGGTATAAAAGGCATTTTTCCTACATATGGACAACATGATTCAAATGAAAACATAGTATGACATCTTTTTATGTGTCTCATTTTATTGGTGTATAGAGGTGTAGATTTACCAAAATCACATATTCGAAATTCAAAATTATctgaaattaaaatattttctggAGTAATATCTAGATGAGATAATCCCGTATCATGTAATTTATCTATTAATTTTAAGCATTCgaaaagtattttttttttattttttttattaaaaacttTTGGGTAAACTTTTagcatttttttcttaaatttcAATATATCGTCACCATATAATTCAGATACAATTACGATATTaccatttaaatttttaccTAATCCATTTCGTAATACATtgttaaaatttattaaactACTAAACATATAATCAGAAGATacattttcataaaatttattatcatctggttcaaataatattttatgtaatttTGGAGTTATTCCTTTATGACATTCCtctaaaaatgataaagcCACTGCCTCCATAACAAAATTATCTttagtatacatatattctcCATCATATTTATCCATACAATCAAATTGGTTTAACCAAtccataatatttatttttttaataaacactttagtattatttatactattTCCACTTGATGAACAAATTATTGACTTGaacatatttttctttttttgtttatatatatcatccaTATCACCAAAATCTATAGGAGATAATTtccatttttcatatttcacACCATTTATAGAAAAGTCTTTTGACATACTTAACATTTTAAGTAATGATTCTTTACCCAATTTCCAATTATATATCACCTTATTTGGTTTATTCACATTTTCTAAAATATCTATACTATTATCCACGATATTATTGTAACGACAAAAATTAACATTATTATCTTcctcattatttatatcatttttttccatatatgATATTGATTTTTCACTATCGTTATCACTTGATTCACCATCACATTTgccttttatatttttgaatattattcCATTTAATGTATTGGAAAAAAATCCTTCTAACGTTTTACTACCTTTTACACGTATTTTACTAaatatcttcttcttcttctccTTTTTCTTCtcctttttcttcttctttttttcaaCAAACTCTTGATTCATTTCACATAAACTTCTTAAACTTACATTAACTACATCTAATTTCCCAATAGTTTTATTCTCTGTATTAATAAAAACCTTTtgaaaaaattcaaaaatatatataatattatataattagttatttatttatttaatattatacactaaatataaaattataaaactcatacatttatatatatatatatatatatatatatatattattttctattataattatatgtctTACTATTATTAGAGATGTAAAAATTAACATACGCATTAgtattaacatttttataaacaaataatatcataacacatatttatcatcattttatAACTTTAATAATGCATATTATATTCTAAAAATGGTATGATCTTATATGATActcttcattttattatataaaaataattactcggaaaatattaaaaaaaaagaaaacaatataaatactgatattttttgtattatttatatatataattaaaatgataaaattaaagCAATATACCGTTACAATTGTGTAAAACCAaggtatattaatatttatctatttaattatttattttattacatcAAAGGTAAAATTCATGGTcaattcaaaaatatttttatatataatcaaagtgtaacatatattaaaacaaattttatataataattataattaaccaaaaataaaatataatatatatatatatatatatatatatatatatatatatatttatatataatttttatatatccatttttttACTATAATGTagaaatgtataataatataaaataaaataattatttaaaataaaattaaaaatatttcataaaaaaaaaaaaaaaaaaaaaaaaactatataatattaccaTATATTGCATTAAAAAACCTTAAAcctaacatttatatattagatGTAAAGATTGTTCTTTcattttacaaatatatattaaataaatagtgaccatgtattataaatagtataattattagtatatataaatatagattaATATGACTcttcatataataacaaatatgaattcttacataatatattatataaatataaataatatcatatttttcacaatattattataatatataaataatgcaTGCATTCATGAAAAATCTAatgcatttatatatacatatatattataatattacaaatattcttattacctttttttttggaattataaaaaaaaaaaaataataaaataaaaaaaaaaaaattctaattattattaattttaattaaaaatataatagggtttttcttatatttaaaagaaaatttttggtttttcttatatattattttatagaatcatataataaaaataataataaaattaatattattaaatttaattaataacataataggatattcatatatatatgttaattaaAGAAATGTTCTggtttttcttatatattattttatagaatcatataatgaaaataataataaaattaatatgaacttattaatttaattaatggTATAATAggatgtttatttattttaaaatagaaATGTTTTGGTTTTtcacaaatattattttatgaaataagagaattataaagaaaaaaaaaaaaaaattaaatatcaataattattagtaaata
Encoded here:
- a CDS encoding serine/threonine protein kinase, FIKK family gives rise to the protein MLILMRMLIFTSLIINKTIGKLDVVNVSLRSLCEMNQEFVEKKKKKKEKKKEKKKKIFSKIRVKGSKTLEGFFSNTLNGIIFKNIKGKCDGESSDNDSEKSISYMEKNDINNEEDNNVNFCRYNNIVDNSIDILENVNKPNKVIYNWKLGKESLLKMLSMSKDFSINGVKYEKWKLSPIDFGDMDDIYKQKKKNMFKSIICSSSGNSINNTKVFIKKINIMDWLNQFDCMDKYDGEYMYTKDNFVMEAVALSFLEECHKGITPKLHKILFEPDDNKFYENVSSDYMFSSLINFNNVLRNGLGKNLNGNIVIVSELYGDDILKFKKKMLKVYPKVFNKKNKKKILFECLKLIDKLHDTGLSHLDITPENILISDNFEFRICDFGKSTPLYTNKMRHIKRCHTMFSFESCCPYVGKMPFIPPECLKLYKIYRERSIHDPLKYLNSIWDTDERRKYYFDVTDADKYMLGILFIWIWNDDYLWNCSDPLTDKNYMKFEKNNMSLDTFRVTKKWPKDIKIMIKYLIDIKYRKNIKLKDLIKHPWWFRK